One Helicobacter sp. MIT 05-5293 genomic region harbors:
- a CDS encoding LutB/LldF family L-lactate oxidation iron-sulfur protein — translation MSHQEHTDIVHIKLGDKQLRKNLQSVMDTLKNNRKNLIKSRYTDWEGLRELGKEVKQKCLSQLDVLLERFEQNATKNGIKIHWASNGKEANEIIYNLMQEKQITKILKGKSMASEETHLNAFLKQKGLNPIETDLGELIIQLIDEPPVHIVAPAIHKNRYQIGEIFHEKLGAALESEPEKLNDIARVHLRKEFQGFKMGLSGVNFGIANEGAIWLIENEGNGRMSTTACDIHIAICGIEKIVESFEDAAILDTLLVPSATGAPITCYNNIITSPRKEGELDGPKEVHVILLDNNRSVILKDSHFYRSLSCIRCGTCLNHCPVYDKIGGHAYLSTYPGPIGEVISPQLFSMKDFGHMVNLCSLCGRCSEVCPVKIPLAELIRDLRSEKVGQGRKNLNDNDGSLRDKQEEYAMRQFAKLVTEGDSWRRMLTLINALSPFVKILSGLIPGLKNWVTYRTFPTLNGNLHKKVSNMKGVIYE, via the coding sequence ATGAGCCATCAAGAACATACTGATATTGTCCATATTAAACTAGGGGACAAACAACTAAGAAAGAATCTCCAAAGTGTGATGGATACACTTAAAAACAATCGCAAGAATCTTATCAAATCGCGTTACACTGATTGGGAAGGTTTAAGAGAATTAGGCAAAGAAGTCAAGCAAAAGTGCCTTTCACAACTTGATGTATTATTAGAGAGATTTGAACAAAATGCGACTAAAAATGGTATCAAGATTCACTGGGCAAGCAATGGCAAAGAGGCAAATGAGATTATCTATAATTTGATGCAAGAAAAGCAAATTACAAAGATTCTCAAAGGTAAATCAATGGCGAGCGAAGAAACTCATCTCAATGCGTTTCTTAAGCAAAAAGGGCTAAACCCTATTGAAACAGACTTGGGCGAGCTTATCATTCAGCTCATTGATGAGCCACCTGTGCATATTGTCGCACCTGCGATTCATAAAAACCGCTATCAAATCGGCGAAATTTTCCACGAAAAACTCGGTGCAGCTTTAGAATCTGAACCCGAAAAACTCAACGACATTGCGCGTGTGCATTTGCGCAAAGAATTTCAAGGATTCAAAATGGGCTTAAGCGGTGTGAATTTTGGCATCGCAAATGAAGGGGCGATTTGGCTTATTGAAAATGAAGGCAATGGGCGTATGAGCACGACAGCTTGTGATATTCATATTGCTATTTGCGGTATTGAAAAGATTGTTGAAAGTTTTGAAGATGCAGCGATTCTTGATACATTGCTTGTCCCTTCTGCTACTGGCGCGCCTATCACTTGCTACAACAATATCATCACTTCTCCACGCAAGGAGGGTGAGCTTGATGGTCCTAAAGAAGTGCATGTCATTTTGCTTGATAATAATCGTTCGGTAATACTCAAAGATTCTCATTTCTATCGCTCACTTTCTTGTATCCGTTGTGGGACATGCCTCAATCACTGCCCGGTATATGATAAAATCGGCGGTCATGCCTATCTAAGCACCTATCCCGGTCCGATTGGTGAAGTGATTTCCCCGCAGCTTTTTAGTATGAAAGATTTTGGACACATGGTCAATCTTTGCTCATTATGCGGACGATGCTCTGAAGTATGTCCGGTGAAAATTCCTCTAGCCGAACTCATTAGAGATTTGCGCAGTGAAAAAGTCGGACAAGGACGCAAGAATCTTAATGATAATGACGGCTCATTGCGCGACAAACAAGAAGAATATGCTATGAGACAATTTGCAAAGCTTGTAACAGAGGGCGATTCATGGCGTAGAATGCTTACATTAATCAATGCTCTTTCACCTTTTGTGAAAATATTGAGCGGTCTTATCCCGGGTCTTAAAAACTGGGTAACATATCGCACATTCCCCACCCTCAATGGCAATCTGCATAAAAAAGTATCAAATATGAAAGGAGTTATTTATGAGTAA
- a CDS encoding lactate utilization protein C translates to MSKQAILSRVKSSLQSNPIPTFAPHYKNIMIKNEDKIQEYINYQSANKAIVHQSNEATLAKDLQEILSQTNAQKVLYNPNIDVDMETIQGAFTKVAYTQSVDEIRDELFGIDTSIIQANCGVANLGIIGITSGLTSPRLSSLITNTCIVLLKKQNIVENLYEGVKFLRGDSNVAPTNLILIAGPSRTADIELQTVFGVHGSRNTHVILY, encoded by the coding sequence ATGAGTAAGCAAGCTATCCTTAGTCGTGTCAAGTCTTCACTTCAAAGCAATCCCATACCCACTTTTGCTCCTCATTATAAAAATATTATGATTAAAAATGAGGATAAAATCCAAGAATATATCAATTACCAAAGTGCAAATAAAGCCATTGTGCATCAATCAAACGAGGCGACTTTAGCAAAAGATTTGCAAGAGATTCTTAGCCAAACAAATGCTCAAAAAGTGCTTTATAATCCAAACATTGATGTTGATATGGAAACAATTCAAGGGGCATTTACCAAAGTCGCTTATACACAAAGTGTCGATGAAATCCGTGATGAACTTTTTGGGATTGATACATCAATCATTCAGGCTAATTGCGGTGTGGCTAATCTTGGCATCATTGGCATCACTTCGGGCTTGACTTCTCCTCGCCTTTCTTCGCTTATCACAAACACTTGCATTGTGCTACTCAAAAAGCAAAACATTGTCGAGAATCTTTATGAAGGTGTCAAATTTTTACGAGGTGATAGTAATGTTGCACCTACCAATCTTATTTTGATTGCCGGTCCATCACGCACTGCTGATATAGAGCTTCAAACCGTTTTTGGTGTGCATGGTTCTCGCAATACGCATGTGATTTTATATTAA
- a CDS encoding LysR family transcriptional regulator, with amino-acid sequence MRIFARFWFQKEDKSYLGVGRIDLLTRIGRTGSISKAAKEMGMSYKAAWDSVDIVNKLSPTPLVDSSNGGKGGGGSKLTPAGEEAIYAFNETERVKNIFFDYLDQSSDFKELLERLSHLESALQSFKPKN; translated from the coding sequence ATGCGTATTTTTGCACGATTTTGGTTTCAAAAAGAAGATAAAAGCTACTTGGGTGTAGGACGCATTGACTTACTCACCCGCATAGGTCGCACAGGCTCTATCTCTAAGGCAGCCAAAGAAATGGGTATGAGCTATAAAGCTGCATGGGATAGCGTTGATATTGTCAATAAACTCTCCCCTACACCATTGGTCGATAGCTCCAATGGCGGTAAAGGTGGAGGAGGCTCAAAGCTCACCCCTGCAGGGGAAGAAGCGATTTATGCTTTCAACGAAACAGAAAGAGTCAAAAATATTTTCTTTGACTACTTGGATCAATCCTCTGATTTCAAAGAATTATTAGAGCGTCTCTCTCATTTAGAATCTGCGCTGCAAAGCTTTAAGCCAAAAAATTAA
- the modA gene encoding molybdate ABC transporter substrate-binding protein — protein sequence MQIGKKIFCALALTGLMGVYSLAEEINILAAASLKYVLEDIKKEYLKTHKKDKIQVSYISSGKAYAQIENGSPTHLFIAADTSYPQKVYEKKLSSQKPVNYAKGKLVLFSANADFKANTIDVLTNEKITHIAIPNPKVAPYGRAAEEFLKSQKLDKKLKNKLSVGDSIGQATSYVLQGASEIGFSALSMVIKDKKTPNLTYTLIDEKTYKPINQALIIPEYGKDSQLAKDFAAFLLESKAQAIFKDYGYDTPDK from the coding sequence ATGCAAATTGGCAAAAAAATATTTTGTGCTTTGGCACTCACCGGATTAATGGGCGTATATTCTTTGGCAGAAGAAATCAATATCCTTGCTGCTGCGAGTCTCAAATATGTGCTTGAAGACATTAAAAAAGAGTATTTAAAAACACATAAAAAAGATAAGATTCAAGTGAGTTATATCTCTTCTGGCAAAGCCTATGCACAAATCGAAAACGGCTCACCCACGCATCTTTTTATCGCAGCTGACACAAGCTATCCTCAAAAAGTCTATGAAAAAAAGCTCTCCAGCCAAAAACCTGTAAATTATGCGAAAGGAAAATTAGTGCTTTTTAGTGCAAATGCTGACTTCAAGGCGAATACTATTGATGTGCTGACAAATGAGAAAATCACTCATATCGCAATCCCAAACCCCAAAGTCGCACCTTATGGAAGAGCTGCTGAAGAATTTCTCAAATCTCAAAAGCTTGATAAAAAACTTAAAAATAAACTTTCTGTGGGAGATTCTATCGGACAAGCTACAAGTTATGTGTTGCAAGGAGCGAGTGAGATTGGATTCAGTGCGCTTTCAATGGTGATTAAAGATAAGAAAACACCCAACCTCACTTATACATTGATTGATGAAAAAACCTACAAACCTATCAATCAAGCCCTTATTATCCCTGAATATGGCAAAGATTCTCAATTAGCAAAAGATTTTGCGGCATTTCTTTTAGAATCCAAAGCTCAAGCCATTTTCAAAGATTATGGGTATGATACACCTGATAAATAA
- the modB gene encoding molybdate ABC transporter permease subunit produces the protein MDFVETMKLTFLVATLTTFILLPIGIILGNYLAFSNHFIRPIVEVLVWMPLVLPPSVLGFYLLITFSPKNFLGHFLLEYFDFKLVFSFEGLILASVIFSLPFMCNPIKSGLSSLPISLKEASFTLGKTRLYTLFFVLLPNIKPSLLLGCVTSFAHTIGEFGVVMMIGGNIPGETRVASIAIYDEVESLNYPLAHQYALTLFTICFVLLLVIFYLNKKFQRT, from the coding sequence ATGGATTTTGTAGAAACGATGAAACTCACCTTTCTTGTTGCCACACTTACGACTTTCATTTTGCTTCCCATCGGTATTATATTGGGCAACTACTTAGCGTTCTCAAATCATTTTATCCGTCCTATTGTCGAAGTGCTTGTATGGATGCCTCTTGTCTTACCTCCTTCAGTGTTAGGATTCTATCTGCTTATCACCTTTAGTCCTAAAAATTTTTTGGGACATTTTCTACTAGAATACTTTGATTTCAAGCTTGTCTTTAGCTTTGAAGGTTTGATTTTAGCAAGCGTGATTTTCTCACTTCCTTTTATGTGCAATCCCATTAAAAGTGGCTTATCTAGCCTACCCATATCGCTTAAAGAAGCAAGTTTCACATTAGGTAAAACGCGTCTTTATACGCTTTTTTTCGTCCTCTTGCCTAATATTAAACCTTCACTTTTGCTGGGCTGTGTAACAAGTTTTGCACACACAATCGGTGAATTTGGCGTAGTAATGATGATTGGAGGCAATATCCCCGGAGAAACACGCGTAGCAAGTATTGCTATTTATGACGAAGTCGAATCGCTCAATTACCCTTTAGCTCACCAATACGCTCTCACACTTTTTACAATTTGCTTTGTGCTATTGCTCGTGATTTTTTATCTCAACAAAAAATTTCAGCGCACATAA
- a CDS encoding ATP-binding cassette domain-containing protein, with amino-acid sequence MNNIQIRFSKKLLGGAGEFRLNIDKNIDFGAFIALFGKSGAGKTSILRILSGLDNADEGYIRVGDDVWLDTQKGIFLPPQKRQIGFVFQNYALFPHLNVYENICFGLKNKNDKTFADELLALMDLHCLKNTKISQLSGGQSQRVALARAIVRRPKILLLDEPFSALDLSMRQKLQEELAQIHRHFSLTTILVSHNLSEIFYLASRSFVLQEGQITQDGTCDEVFAQKRLSAKIKLVGEIVRITDEGVLFVIEVLCGNEILKIVYDPKDGKNFQLGEQVIIASKAFNPTIYKL; translated from the coding sequence ATGAACAACATACAGATTAGATTCTCAAAAAAATTACTCGGCGGGGCGGGAGAATTTAGGCTTAACATTGATAAAAACATTGATTTTGGTGCATTTATTGCGCTTTTTGGCAAAAGTGGAGCAGGAAAAACAAGCATTTTACGCATTCTTAGTGGGCTTGACAATGCTGATGAAGGTTATATTCGTGTAGGTGATGATGTATGGCTAGATACACAAAAAGGGATTTTTCTTCCTCCTCAAAAGCGTCAAATTGGCTTTGTATTTCAAAATTATGCCCTTTTCCCACATCTTAATGTTTATGAAAATATCTGTTTTGGATTAAAAAACAAAAATGACAAAACATTTGCCGATGAATTGCTTGCACTCATGGATCTTCATTGCCTAAAAAATACGAAAATATCTCAACTTAGCGGTGGGCAATCCCAACGCGTAGCTTTAGCAAGGGCAATTGTCAGACGCCCTAAAATCTTGCTTTTAGATGAACCTTTTTCCGCACTTGATCTCTCAATGCGGCAAAAACTCCAAGAAGAGCTCGCACAGATTCATCGGCATTTCTCCCTCACAACAATACTTGTTAGTCATAATCTTAGTGAAATTTTCTATCTTGCCTCACGTAGTTTTGTCTTACAAGAAGGACAAATTACACAAGATGGCACATGCGATGAGGTATTTGCCCAAAAAAGACTCAGTGCCAAAATCAAACTTGTAGGAGAAATCGTGCGCATCACTGATGAGGGTGTGTTATTTGTGATTGAAGTATTATGTGGCAATGAGATTCTTAAAATCGTTTATGACCCTAAAGATGGCAAAAATTTCCAACTCGGCGAACAAGTCATCATCGCCTCCAAAGCCTTTAACCCTACGATTTACAAGCTTTGA
- a CDS encoding MqnA/MqnD/SBP family protein, with protein MISVGHSPDADDLFMYYAIVFGWVDSQNVTFCNVAKDIQTLNRATLKGEYDVSAISFALYPFVAENYALLRTGVSFGDGYGPKLIKLKGKILKKSFKVALSGEHTTNAMLFSLAYPEARIVYKNFLEIEVSVLNGEVDAGVLIHESILNFDERLEVEREIWDIWNELSGGGLPLPLGGMALRRSLPLTTAIECEEILTKAVRVAVNNKRILSQMLLERGLIRVNEKELDTYLNLYANDNSITMSEKEIRAVDKLFELGYKAGFYPQQIRACDYFIPSEYNRLRFS; from the coding sequence ATGATTAGTGTAGGACATAGCCCCGATGCGGACGACTTATTTATGTATTATGCCATTGTTTTTGGCTGGGTAGATTCTCAAAATGTAACTTTCTGTAATGTTGCAAAGGATATTCAAACGCTCAATCGTGCTACACTTAAAGGTGAATATGATGTGAGTGCAATTTCTTTTGCCCTTTATCCTTTTGTGGCTGAAAATTACGCTCTTTTGCGCACAGGAGTGAGTTTTGGTGATGGTTATGGACCAAAGTTGATTAAGCTCAAAGGCAAGATTCTTAAAAAGTCTTTCAAGGTTGCTCTTAGCGGGGAGCATACGACTAATGCTATGCTTTTTTCTCTCGCTTATCCAGAAGCGCGTATCGTATATAAAAATTTTCTTGAGATAGAAGTAAGCGTGCTTAATGGTGAAGTTGATGCAGGTGTGTTGATACACGAATCGATTTTAAATTTTGATGAAAGGCTTGAAGTCGAGCGTGAAATATGGGATATTTGGAATGAGCTTAGTGGCGGTGGATTACCTTTGCCTTTGGGAGGTATGGCTTTGAGGCGGTCTTTACCCTTGACTACAGCGATTGAATGTGAGGAGATTCTCACAAAAGCAGTGCGAGTAGCTGTCAATAATAAAAGAATCTTGAGTCAAATGCTTCTCGAGCGTGGGCTTATCCGCGTGAATGAAAAAGAATTGGACACTTATCTGAATCTTTATGCAAATGATAACTCTATCACAATGAGTGAAAAGGAGATTCGAGCAGTAGATAAACTTTTTGAGCTTGGCTACAAGGCAGGCTTTTATCCGCAACAAATCCGTGCGTGTGATTATTTTATCCCAAGTGAGTATAATAGATTGAGATTCTCATAA
- the recA gene encoding recombinase RecA — translation MAIDEKKQKAIELALKQIDKAFGKGTLVRLGDKQVEKIDSISTGSLGLDMALGIGGVPKGRIIEIYGPESSGKTTLSLQIVAECQKNGGICAFIDAEHALDVYYAKRLGVDIENLLVSQPDTGEQALEILETLTRSGAVDLVVIDSVAALTPKAEIDGDMGDQHVGLQARLMSHALRKITGVLHKMNTTLIFINQIRMKIGTMGYGSPETTTGGNALKFYASVRIDVRRIATLKQNDQQIGNRTKAKVVKNKVAPPFREAEFDIMFGEGISKEGEIIDYGIKLDIIDKSGAWLSYGDKKLGQGRENAKVYLKEDKILAEEITNKIKEQIGSKDEIMPLPDEPEDEE, via the coding sequence ATGGCAATAGATGAAAAAAAACAAAAAGCAATCGAACTAGCCCTTAAACAAATCGACAAGGCATTTGGCAAGGGCACATTAGTGCGATTAGGAGACAAACAAGTCGAAAAAATTGACAGCATTTCGACAGGCTCTCTAGGGCTTGATATGGCTCTAGGGATCGGGGGCGTGCCTAAAGGCAGAATCATTGAAATCTATGGTCCAGAATCAAGCGGGAAAACTACTCTTAGTCTTCAAATTGTCGCAGAATGTCAAAAAAATGGCGGGATTTGTGCCTTTATTGATGCTGAACATGCGCTTGATGTGTATTATGCCAAGCGTCTTGGGGTTGATATAGAGAATCTTCTCGTCTCTCAACCAGACACAGGCGAACAAGCCCTTGAGATTCTCGAGACACTTACGCGTAGCGGAGCAGTGGATTTGGTCGTGATTGATTCTGTAGCAGCTCTTACACCAAAAGCTGAAATTGACGGCGATATGGGCGATCAACATGTAGGCTTACAAGCGCGTCTTATGAGTCATGCGTTACGCAAAATCACAGGCGTATTACACAAAATGAACACAACATTAATCTTTATCAACCAAATTCGTATGAAAATCGGGACAATGGGTTATGGTAGCCCAGAAACAACCACAGGTGGAAATGCTCTCAAATTTTACGCAAGCGTTCGTATTGATGTAAGACGCATTGCGACACTCAAACAAAATGACCAACAAATTGGTAATCGCACCAAAGCAAAAGTCGTCAAAAATAAAGTCGCTCCACCTTTCCGTGAAGCAGAGTTTGACATAATGTTTGGAGAAGGCATAAGCAAAGAGGGTGAGATTATTGACTATGGAATCAAGCTTGATATTATCGATAAAAGCGGTGCTTGGCTTAGTTATGGAGATAAAAAACTTGGGCAAGGTCGAGAAAATGCCAAAGTTTATTTGAAAGAAGATAAGATTCTCGCGGAAGAAATTACAAATAAGATTAAAGAACAAATCGGTTCTAAAGATGAGATAATGCCTCTACCTGATGAACCCGAAGATGAAGAATAA
- the eno gene encoding phosphopyruvate hydratase, whose translation MIHIETIDAQEVMDSRGNPTVKAMVRLSDGTRASAIVPSGASTGKREALELRDGDKDRYLGKGVLKACANIKTEIASQLQGVSPFDQSKIDLILKKMDDTDNYSELGANATLGVSMAIARAASQALKLPLYRYLGGSNALVLPTPMLNIINGGSHADNTVDFQEYMIMPLGFDSFAEALRASGEVYQHLKMILKADGHITSIGDEGGFAPNLKSNEEPIGIILKAIEKAGYKPGEEISLALDVASSELVQKDGLYHLAGEGKILDSAGMVEYYENLVAKYPIVSIEDGLSEDDWEGWKLLTQKLGDKIQLVGDDLFVTNKKILQEGIDKNIANAILIKPNQIGTVSETMQTVRLAQRNHYKCIMSHRSGESEDTFIADFAVALNTGEIKAGSTARSERIAKYNRLLEIEREITDTEYIGKTLFK comes from the coding sequence ATGATACATATTGAAACCATTGACGCACAAGAGGTAATGGATAGTCGAGGTAATCCCACAGTAAAAGCAATGGTGCGCTTAAGTGATGGCACAAGAGCATCAGCGATTGTCCCTAGTGGAGCAAGCACAGGAAAAAGAGAGGCATTAGAATTGCGTGATGGCGACAAAGATCGCTATCTAGGAAAAGGTGTTTTGAAAGCTTGCGCGAATATTAAAACAGAGATTGCCTCACAATTACAAGGTGTCAGCCCCTTTGATCAAAGCAAAATCGACTTGATTCTTAAAAAAATGGACGATACAGACAATTACTCCGAACTCGGAGCAAATGCGACTTTGGGTGTTAGTATGGCAATTGCTAGAGCAGCCTCTCAAGCTCTCAAATTACCGCTTTATCGGTATTTGGGTGGAAGCAATGCGCTTGTCTTACCTACCCCGATGCTTAATATTATCAATGGTGGAAGCCACGCTGATAATACCGTGGATTTTCAAGAATATATGATTATGCCCTTAGGCTTTGATAGCTTTGCGGAAGCATTACGCGCTTCAGGAGAAGTGTATCAACATCTTAAAATGATTCTCAAGGCAGATGGACATATTACAAGCATTGGTGATGAGGGAGGATTCGCACCAAATTTGAAAAGTAATGAAGAGCCTATTGGGATTATTTTAAAAGCAATTGAAAAAGCAGGATACAAGCCCGGCGAAGAAATCTCTCTTGCACTTGATGTCGCAAGCAGTGAGCTTGTGCAAAAAGATGGGCTTTATCATCTTGCTGGGGAAGGAAAAATTCTTGATTCAGCAGGTATGGTAGAATATTATGAGAATCTTGTTGCAAAATATCCGATTGTTTCAATTGAAGATGGCTTGAGTGAGGACGATTGGGAAGGTTGGAAACTCTTGACACAAAAATTAGGCGATAAGATTCAGTTAGTGGGTGATGATTTATTTGTTACAAATAAGAAAATCTTGCAAGAAGGGATTGATAAAAATATTGCGAATGCTATTTTAATCAAACCCAACCAAATAGGCACGGTGAGCGAGACGATGCAAACCGTTCGTTTAGCTCAACGCAATCATTATAAGTGCATTATGAGTCATCGTAGTGGTGAAAGTGAAGATACATTTATCGCTGATTTTGCTGTTGCACTCAATACAGGCGAAATCAAAGCGGGTTCTACTGCCCGAAGTGAGCGTATCGCTAAATACAATCGCTTATTAGAAATTGAGAGAGAAATCACTGATACAGAGTATATTGGTAAAACCCTCTTTAAGTAA
- a CDS encoding AMIN domain-containing protein, whose product MILICALVASLWARDNAFASAITPKEGEHQQSSIHQEPLSSVEFVLPSTARILKSIQVTYQNLDGSIESKVIQLDESIDWHYPLLVAQRAQGAVYQGENRFKLGEFELIVNHNRIFIATRKKMLRDFVLPEPYRLMLDIEGTKDNFYEKVKIDKKYFTQAEISTHDGFYRISLEFDGRYKYRISPQRDGFSITLE is encoded by the coding sequence ATGATTTTAATATGCGCTCTAGTAGCGAGTCTATGGGCACGAGACAACGCCTTTGCATCAGCTATCACACCAAAAGAAGGCGAACACCAACAATCAAGTATTCACCAAGAACCTTTGTCGAGTGTAGAATTTGTATTGCCTAGCACAGCTAGAATCCTTAAAAGCATTCAAGTTACCTATCAAAACCTAGATGGCTCTATCGAAAGCAAAGTAATACAGCTTGATGAAAGTATTGACTGGCATTATCCCTTATTAGTCGCACAGAGAGCTCAAGGGGCAGTCTATCAAGGAGAGAATCGTTTTAAATTAGGTGAATTTGAGCTAATAGTTAATCATAATCGCATCTTCATTGCCACGCGTAAAAAAATGTTGCGAGACTTTGTCTTGCCTGAACCTTATCGGCTTATGCTTGATATTGAAGGGACAAAAGATAATTTTTATGAAAAAGTGAAGATTGATAAAAAATATTTCACTCAAGCAGAAATTTCCACACATGACGGATTTTATAGAATCTCTCTCGAATTTGATGGACGCTATAAATACAGAATCAGCCCTCAAAGAGATGGCTTTTCAATCACATTAGAGTAA
- a CDS encoding shikimate kinase, whose amino-acid sequence MENIVLIGFMGSGKTSVGRELALLGKRFLLDTDCLIEQNMGKSIAEIFDSVGESGFRRIESQLIFWLSHNVRNAVIATGGGMSIYNDVSSLGKIFWLNVSFEQIIERLDSTEIAKRPLFKDIDQARKLYNERKKIYESKAKYVVEEGHLSASHIARTIFTYIEQDKQQIF is encoded by the coding sequence TTGGAAAATATTGTCTTAATCGGTTTTATGGGAAGTGGTAAAACTTCTGTTGGGAGAGAGTTGGCACTGCTTGGCAAGAGATTCTTGCTTGATACAGATTGCTTGATTGAACAAAATATGGGCAAAAGTATTGCTGAAATCTTTGATTCTGTGGGAGAAAGTGGATTTAGACGCATTGAATCCCAACTCATTTTTTGGCTCTCTCACAATGTAAGAAATGCTGTGATTGCTACAGGTGGTGGTATGTCTATCTATAATGATGTGAGTTCTCTTGGCAAAATCTTTTGGCTCAATGTCAGTTTTGAGCAAATCATAGAGCGATTAGATTCAACAGAAATAGCGAAAAGACCTTTGTTTAAAGATATTGATCAAGCGAGAAAACTTTACAACGAGCGCAAAAAAATCTACGAATCTAAGGCAAAATATGTCGTAGAAGAGGGGCATCTCTCTGCTTCTCATATCGCAAGGACTATTTTTACCTATATCGAACAAGACAAACAACAAATTTTCTAA